In a single window of the Helicobacter felis ATCC 49179 genome:
- a CDS encoding RNA pyrophosphohydrolase, with amino-acid sequence MDAPKSYRPNVAAVVLSSCYPRDCEFFIAQRIDIQGAWQFPQGGIDQGETPIKALYRELLEEIGTDAIEVIAEYPKWIAYDFPPTMTKKLYPFDGQKQRYFLVRLKNNTLINIKTPVPEFDRYEFVKPENLFSKVVHFKRQVYRQVISYFKQQGYL; translated from the coding sequence ATGGACGCTCCAAAAAGCTATCGTCCTAATGTGGCTGCTGTGGTGCTTTCATCTTGTTACCCTAGGGATTGTGAGTTTTTTATCGCTCAACGCATTGATATTCAAGGGGCTTGGCAGTTCCCCCAAGGAGGGATTGATCAGGGTGAAACCCCAATAAAGGCCCTCTATCGTGAATTGTTGGAGGAAATTGGCACAGATGCAATAGAAGTGATTGCCGAATATCCCAAGTGGATTGCCTATGATTTTCCACCAACCATGACCAAAAAGCTCTACCCCTTTGATGGGCAAAAACAACGCTATTTTTTAGTGCGCCTTAAAAATAACACTCTCATCAATATTAAAACACCTGTTCCAGAATTTGATCGTTATGAATTTGTCAAGCCGGAGAATCTTTTTTCAAAAGTTGTGCACTTTAAGCGGCAGGTTTATCGCCAAGTTATTAGCTATTTTAAACAACAGGGATATTTGTAG
- a CDS encoding L-serine ammonia-lyase — MDIQTQQEIYAQSMTSIFKIGIGPSSSHTIGPMDACVRFCALLAQKGVLERTARACVTLHGSLALTGKGHLTDLACLVGLSGISAKKVSVAQRHEIVQRALKEGRIFLAQHHDIVFDFHKDILFENKALEFHENGMVVQAFDDQGHLLTEETYYSTGGGFIYTQEELKHRKKTSTHAKHTPFDFNSAKELEEMCAKHHCSISHIVTQHENALFGENYAKNYCLEVYEAMLACFESGVHAQEKRLPGCIGMDRLAPSIQERMSKHPNPQDPLAVMDYMTMYARAVSEENACGNKVVTAPTNGACGVVPAVLLYCHRHIKPLSQEQIVDFLLTCCAIGYLYKKNGSISGAEAGCQAEVGAASSMAAAGFAFVMGGNVHQVLSAAEIAMEHHLGLTCDPVGGLVQIPCIERNVVGSIKAVAAARLALEHGYQAKVSLDEVILTMLQVGKSIDAKYRETSLGGLAVNVHIPRC; from the coding sequence ATGGACATTCAGACCCAACAAGAAATTTATGCGCAATCCATGACCTCTATTTTTAAAATAGGCATTGGTCCTAGCTCTTCACACACCATAGGCCCTATGGATGCCTGTGTGCGTTTCTGCGCTCTGCTTGCGCAAAAAGGAGTTTTAGAGCGCACAGCGCGCGCATGCGTAACCTTGCACGGCTCTTTGGCTCTCACAGGCAAGGGGCATTTAACAGATTTGGCCTGCTTGGTGGGTTTGAGTGGAATCAGCGCTAAAAAAGTGAGTGTCGCCCAGCGCCACGAAATTGTGCAAAGAGCCCTCAAAGAAGGGCGCATTTTTTTAGCTCAACACCATGATATTGTTTTTGATTTCCATAAAGATATTCTGTTTGAGAATAAGGCCCTAGAATTCCATGAAAATGGCATGGTGGTGCAAGCTTTTGATGATCAAGGACACCTACTGACTGAGGAAACTTATTATTCTACGGGTGGGGGCTTTATTTACACACAAGAGGAATTAAAGCATAGAAAGAAAACCTCTACCCATGCAAAACACACCCCCTTTGACTTCAATAGCGCTAAAGAATTAGAAGAAATGTGCGCAAAGCACCATTGCTCTATTTCTCACATCGTAACCCAACATGAAAACGCGCTTTTTGGTGAGAATTACGCCAAAAACTATTGTTTAGAGGTGTATGAGGCGATGTTAGCCTGCTTTGAGAGTGGGGTGCACGCTCAAGAAAAACGCCTGCCCGGTTGTATTGGGATGGATCGCCTAGCTCCTAGCATTCAAGAGCGCATGAGCAAACATCCCAATCCTCAAGACCCCTTAGCTGTGATGGACTACATGACTATGTACGCGCGCGCTGTGAGTGAGGAAAACGCTTGTGGAAACAAAGTCGTTACAGCTCCCACTAATGGTGCTTGTGGGGTCGTGCCTGCTGTGTTGCTTTACTGCCATAGACATATTAAACCTCTCTCTCAAGAACAGATTGTAGATTTTTTGCTTACATGTTGTGCCATCGGCTATCTTTATAAAAAGAATGGCTCAATCAGTGGGGCGGAAGCAGGATGTCAAGCAGAGGTGGGAGCGGCCTCTTCTATGGCAGCAGCAGGCTTTGCCTTTGTGATGGGCGGGAATGTGCACCAAGTTTTAAGTGCGGCTGAAATTGCCATGGAACACCACCTAGGTCTAACCTGCGATCCTGTGGGCGGATTAGTGCAAATCCCATGCATTGAGAGGAATGTTGTAGGTTCAATCAAAGCCGTTGCTGCAGCGCGCTTGGCTCTTGAGCATGGCTATCAAGCAAAAGTAAGCCTTGATGAGGTGATTTTAACCATGCTCCAAGTGGGCAAATCCATTGATGCCAAGTATCGCGAAACCTCGCTGGGTGGCTTGGCAGTTAATGTCCACATTCCGCGCTGTTAA
- a CDS encoding HobA family DNA replication regulator, whose amino-acid sequence MDLKGRAQQIFREHHTRLGRVDIANYDWENFKTCISHIAGGGCILLCVDASRMWFKEYVFTHLNAKLLRPPLPIVDGLLGFDPLLKDARNLPLVLNLLNLTYKNYLFWYVGEEGILSTLASSTKNLLWILQDGFLSPRDPLCDLKLLQLYQVFETMLFESLLGILD is encoded by the coding sequence ATGGATTTAAAAGGGCGCGCACAACAGATTTTCAGAGAACACCATACACGCTTAGGGCGTGTGGATATAGCCAATTATGATTGGGAGAATTTTAAGACATGTATCTCCCACATTGCGGGTGGGGGATGTATTTTGCTCTGCGTAGATGCATCGCGTATGTGGTTTAAAGAATATGTCTTTACACATCTCAATGCTAAGTTGTTGCGCCCGCCTTTACCCATTGTTGATGGGCTTTTAGGTTTTGATCCGCTTTTAAAAGATGCGCGCAATTTACCCCTTGTTTTAAATCTTTTAAATCTCACCTATAAAAATTACCTATTTTGGTATGTTGGTGAAGAGGGAATTTTGAGCACCTTAGCCTCTAGCACAAAAAATTTACTTTGGATCTTGCAAGATGGTTTTCTTAGTCCGCGCGATCCACTTTGTGATCTAAAACTTCTCCAACTTTATCAAGTTTTTGAAACAATGCTTTTTGAAAGTTTGTTAGGAATTTTGGATTGA
- a CDS encoding aspartate kinase has product MLVVQKFGGTSVGSCARIQTVAQRVMASKALFGDVVVVVSAMGDTTDDLLELAHCFGNKLNHREMDRLLSSGEQISSALLAIALESMGQKAYSLSGKAAGIFTDTHFTRAQILEIDTTRVQDLLAQDFVVVVAGFQGVSKGGEITTLGRGGSDLSAVALAGALRAQLCEIYTDVDGIYTTDPRVVPEARKITQISYDEMLELASMGAKVLFNRSVELAKKYNIPLITRNSFNDNPGTLITSEEQIMEKPIVSGIALDKDQARVNIIDACDYPGIAGEIFGLLAEAKLNIDMIVQTIGKNGKTNINFTLPEEDIEVCQQVLKNVRDIGSVECDRQVAKVSVVGVGMRSHSGIASAAFKALAKENINILMISTSEIKISVIVEVSLAELALQTLHKAFKLAL; this is encoded by the coding sequence GTGTTAGTGGTTCAAAAATTTGGGGGGACGAGTGTGGGGAGTTGTGCGCGCATTCAGACTGTGGCGCAAAGAGTGATGGCAAGTAAAGCCTTGTTTGGCGATGTTGTCGTGGTGGTTTCGGCAATGGGGGATACCACGGATGATTTGCTAGAATTAGCCCATTGTTTTGGGAATAAACTTAATCATCGCGAGATGGATCGTTTATTAAGCAGTGGGGAGCAAATTTCTAGCGCGCTTCTAGCCATTGCTTTGGAATCTATGGGGCAAAAAGCTTATTCTTTAAGCGGTAAAGCAGCTGGAATTTTTACAGATACGCATTTTACCCGCGCGCAAATTTTAGAGATTGATACCACCCGTGTTCAAGATCTTTTGGCGCAAGATTTCGTGGTTGTTGTAGCAGGTTTTCAAGGTGTCAGCAAGGGTGGAGAAATCACCACTTTGGGCAGGGGAGGGAGTGATTTGAGTGCTGTGGCGTTAGCAGGGGCTTTGCGCGCCCAACTCTGTGAGATTTACACCGATGTAGATGGTATTTACACCACCGACCCACGCGTTGTGCCTGAGGCTCGTAAAATCACCCAGATCAGTTATGATGAGATGTTGGAACTAGCCTCTATGGGGGCCAAGGTTCTCTTTAACCGCTCAGTGGAATTAGCAAAGAAATACAACATTCCTCTGATTACACGCAACTCTTTTAACGACAACCCCGGAACTCTCATCACTTCAGAGGAGCAAATTATGGAAAAACCTATCGTAAGTGGGATCGCCCTAGATAAAGATCAGGCGCGTGTAAATATCATCGATGCCTGTGATTATCCGGGTATTGCTGGAGAAATTTTTGGATTACTAGCAGAGGCCAAACTCAATATTGATATGATTGTGCAAACCATTGGCAAAAATGGTAAGACCAATATTAACTTCACTTTACCCGAAGAAGATATAGAAGTTTGCCAGCAAGTGCTCAAAAATGTGCGCGATATTGGTTCAGTAGAATGCGATCGCCAAGTAGCTAAGGTGTCTGTAGTGGGTGTGGGTATGCGCTCACATTCTGGAATTGCCAGTGCTGCTTTTAAGGCTTTAGCCAAAGAAAATATCAATATTTTGATGATTAGCACAAGCGAGATCAAAATTTCGGTGATCGTAGAAGTTTCTCTAGCCGAACTCGCCCTGCAAACTCTACACAAAGCGTTCAAATTAGCTCTGTGA
- the folP gene encoding dihydropteroate synthase gives MFLERIAPASFALELERITPHPVGQAIMSQKARLFAFKISDLPLSAALTLKQEALRVGAELATPKDCILAKKPAYTCLLVGTYDQLERLRVKCTSQAFGLKRLAKMLESHLQSPSFDNPALMGIINITPDSFYPQSRHNVQQALEKIYHYLEQKIAYIDIGAASSRPFSARLEAHEEIARLKDICAEIKTHNLTQHAIFSIDTYNPKTADFALRHGFQLLNDVNGFREELMCQVAKAYGVQVVLMHSNGVPMDMDHFAPHKQLFLEMDRFFEMQLERLDQYEISNILLDIGLGFNKTTAQNLALIQHLEHFLHFGYPLLVGASRKKCIGEICAREVQDRLSGTLALHLVALQRGASILRVHDIAPHQDLLKIYKALCEVELPY, from the coding sequence GTGTTTTTAGAACGCATCGCTCCGGCTAGTTTTGCCCTAGAATTAGAGCGCATCACTCCCCACCCAGTTGGTCAAGCTATTATGAGCCAAAAAGCCCGACTCTTCGCTTTTAAAATTAGCGATTTACCCTTGAGTGCTGCACTCACACTCAAGCAAGAAGCCCTGCGCGTGGGAGCTGAATTAGCGACACCTAAGGATTGCATTTTGGCTAAGAAACCTGCCTACACATGTCTTTTAGTGGGCACTTACGACCAACTAGAACGCTTGCGCGTGAAATGCACTTCTCAAGCCTTTGGATTAAAAAGATTGGCAAAGATGCTAGAGTCCCATCTGCAATCTCCATCTTTTGACAATCCAGCTCTGATGGGTATTATCAATATCACTCCGGATAGTTTTTACCCACAGAGTCGGCACAATGTCCAGCAAGCTTTAGAAAAAATTTATCACTATTTAGAACAAAAAATCGCCTATATTGATATTGGGGCAGCCAGCTCACGCCCCTTTAGCGCACGCCTTGAAGCACATGAAGAAATCGCACGCCTCAAAGACATTTGTGCAGAAATCAAAACCCACAACCTAACCCAACACGCCATTTTTAGCATAGATACTTATAATCCCAAGACAGCCGATTTTGCTCTGCGGCACGGTTTTCAATTACTCAACGATGTCAATGGTTTTAGAGAAGAGTTAATGTGTCAAGTGGCTAAAGCTTATGGAGTTCAAGTTGTGCTGATGCATTCTAACGGGGTGCCTATGGATATGGATCATTTTGCGCCCCACAAGCAACTTTTTTTGGAGATGGATCGCTTTTTTGAGATGCAATTAGAGCGTTTGGATCAATATGAAATTAGCAATATTCTCTTAGATATTGGTCTAGGCTTTAACAAAACCACTGCGCAGAACTTGGCCCTTATCCAGCACTTAGAGCATTTTTTGCATTTTGGTTATCCCTTACTTGTGGGCGCAAGCCGTAAAAAATGTATTGGCGAGATTTGCGCTAGAGAGGTGCAAGATCGCTTAAGTGGCACTTTGGCTTTGCACTTGGTTGCTTTGCAAAGAGGGGCGAGCATTCTACGCGTGCACGACATTGCCCCCCATCAAGACTTGCTAAAAATCTACAAGGCTCTTTGTGAAGTGGAGTTACCATACTAA
- a CDS encoding flagellin A, with the protein MAFQVNTNINALNAHAMGLVTQRELKESLERLSSGLRINKAADDASGMTIADSLRSQAKSLGQAIANTNDGMGIIQIADKAMDEQIKILDTIKVKATQAAQDGQNTQSRKALQADIVRLIQSLDNIGNTTSYNGQTLLSGAFSNKEFQVGAYSNETIKASIGSATSDKIGQVKITTGKNITASGEVALTFKQVDGVHDVSLESVKISTSAGTGLGVLAEVINKNSNATGVRATANVITTSDSAIKSGSLSSLTVNGIEIGNILGIKKNDSDGRLVAALNAVTAQTGVEAYTDSVGRLNLRSIDGRGINIKANSTNVDGQASALTTLNGGQDITRGSTNFGRLSLVRQDARDILVVSGANVSASAGYAAIGFAKGTTANTTVNLRDVLGEFNQAVRSASGANYNKTLASENLTLGSGVTTLRGAMVVMDIAESAQKMLDKVRSDLGSVQNQMVSTVNNITITQVNVKAAESQIRDVDFAQESANFSKNNILAQSGSYAMSQANTVQQNILRLLT; encoded by the coding sequence ATGGCATTTCAGGTTAATACCAATATCAATGCGTTGAACGCTCACGCAATGGGTTTGGTTACACAGCGCGAGTTAAAAGAATCGCTTGAGCGCTTAAGTTCTGGTTTGCGCATCAACAAGGCGGCTGATGACGCTTCAGGCATGACCATTGCAGATTCTTTGCGTTCACAAGCTAAGAGCTTGGGGCAGGCAATCGCCAATACTAACGATGGCATGGGAATCATCCAAATCGCAGATAAAGCGATGGATGAGCAGATCAAAATTCTCGATACCATTAAGGTAAAAGCAACTCAAGCAGCTCAGGATGGTCAGAATACCCAATCACGCAAGGCTCTACAGGCGGATATTGTGCGCTTAATTCAGAGCTTAGACAATATCGGTAATACCACCTCTTATAATGGACAGACTTTGCTCTCTGGTGCTTTTTCTAATAAAGAGTTTCAGGTGGGTGCTTATTCCAACGAAACGATCAAGGCGAGTATTGGATCGGCTACCTCCGATAAAATTGGGCAGGTCAAAATCACTACCGGCAAAAATATCACTGCTTCTGGTGAGGTGGCTTTGACTTTCAAGCAGGTTGATGGGGTGCACGATGTTTCTTTGGAAAGTGTGAAGATTTCTACAAGTGCAGGCACTGGGCTAGGTGTTTTGGCGGAAGTTATTAATAAGAACTCTAACGCCACAGGGGTACGCGCAACTGCTAATGTCATCACGACCTCTGATAGCGCTATCAAATCGGGGAGTTTGAGTAGCCTAACCGTGAATGGGATTGAAATTGGAAATATCCTTGGCATCAAGAAAAACGATAGCGATGGGCGCTTGGTTGCTGCTTTGAACGCCGTAACGGCCCAAACAGGGGTAGAGGCTTATACAGACTCTGTAGGTCGCTTGAATTTGCGCAGTATCGATGGACGCGGGATCAATATTAAAGCTAACTCAACTAATGTCGATGGGCAGGCTTCTGCATTAACTACCCTCAATGGTGGACAGGACATCACTCGAGGTTCTACAAACTTTGGTCGCCTCTCCTTAGTGCGTCAAGACGCTAGGGATATTTTGGTAGTTTCTGGGGCCAATGTAAGCGCATCTGCTGGATATGCTGCTATTGGTTTTGCCAAAGGCACAACAGCAAACACCACCGTGAATCTCAGAGATGTTTTGGGAGAGTTTAATCAGGCGGTGCGTTCAGCTTCTGGGGCCAACTATAATAAAACTTTGGCCTCTGAAAATCTTACTTTGGGTTCAGGCGTAACTACTTTGCGTGGAGCAATGGTGGTTATGGATATTGCCGAATCTGCACAAAAAATGCTTGATAAAGTGCGCTCCGACTTGGGTTCTGTGCAAAACCAAATGGTGAGCACTGTGAATAACATCACAATCACTCAGGTAAATGTGAAGGCAGCCGAGTCGCAAATTAGGGATGTGGATTTTGCTCAAGAGAGTGCTAACTTTAGTAAAAACAACATTTTGGCACAATCTGGTAGCTATGCGATGAGTCAAGCTAATACCGTGCAACAAAACATCCTCCGCCTCTTAACTTAG
- a CDS encoding DNA polymerase III subunit delta', whose translation MNTLILSHTPHEEAHAYKEELEKQAQEPILIESFIQEELKVEYAHEIRRRAMLCDAEQKFIIIAAHHFNAFAQNALLKILEEPPPQTHFILIAKNKHALLNTLLSRLICADRRTKTPIDPFGLDLRTCGVQDVCNYLQELDKTHLTPEEIKMRLYSLLRALQEIALPLPLDLLQSLDSAIHANTLYYRPSYNFLPLLLRVLQLRGVACF comes from the coding sequence TTGAACACTTTAATTCTTAGCCACACACCCCATGAGGAAGCGCACGCTTATAAGGAAGAATTAGAAAAACAAGCCCAAGAACCTATTTTGATTGAAAGTTTTATCCAAGAAGAGCTCAAGGTCGAGTATGCGCATGAGATCAGAAGGCGCGCTATGTTATGCGATGCGGAGCAAAAATTTATCATCATTGCTGCACACCATTTTAATGCATTCGCTCAAAATGCCCTGCTTAAAATCTTAGAAGAACCCCCACCACAAACGCATTTCATATTGATTGCCAAAAATAAGCATGCGCTTTTAAACACCCTGCTCTCTCGCTTAATTTGCGCCGATCGCCGCACAAAAACTCCTATTGATCCCTTTGGACTAGATTTGCGCACATGTGGCGTGCAGGATGTCTGTAATTATCTTCAAGAGTTAGACAAAACACATCTAACTCCGGAAGAAATCAAAATGCGTCTTTATTCTCTATTGCGCGCCTTGCAAGAAATTGCGCTTCCTTTACCCTTAGATTTATTACAGAGTTTGGATAGCGCAATCCATGCCAATACCCTCTATTACCGCCCTAGCTACAATTTCTTGCCCTTACTCTTAAGAGTGCTTCAACTCAGAGGGGTTGCGTGTTTTTAG
- a CDS encoding aromatic amino acid transport family protein has protein sequence MVMEKDKRINLFDIRWMWSMFGTAIGAGILFLPIKAGAQGFWPVVVMAILSFPMTWLSHRALARFVNAIGNHDITHAATYFGKKAGYLITFIYFFTFYPICLAYGVGITNTVESFFAHQLGLHYFDHNRFFLAEHLVSGMIFVMIFNTTIVTRVANALVYPMALILFVFSLYLIPYWKTSMLTEIPSFGGFFSALWFTLPVLVFSFNHSAIISTFAQAVEKRYGELKHFKTNQIELLNTSLLLLFVMFFVFSCILCLEPADFIKAREQNIPILSYFANTLGNPIIGYTGPVVAFLAISTSFFGHYYGAKEGLKGLVVQTLVKDKLSPSCHRKIDISVTLFLWISIILVSYYNPSILGFIESLGGPALATITFILPIVAMYIIPSMKTFRNFWTDAFVLAVGVLTVLNAVIDLFVKG, from the coding sequence ATGGTGATGGAGAAGGACAAGAGAATTAATCTCTTTGACATCCGTTGGATGTGGTCCATGTTTGGCACGGCGATTGGGGCAGGGATTTTGTTTTTGCCCATCAAGGCTGGGGCGCAGGGCTTTTGGCCTGTGGTGGTGATGGCAATTTTGAGTTTTCCTATGACTTGGCTTAGTCATCGGGCTTTAGCACGCTTTGTGAATGCGATTGGCAACCATGACATCACCCATGCGGCAACTTATTTTGGAAAAAAGGCGGGCTACCTCATTACCTTTATCTACTTTTTTACCTTTTATCCCATCTGCCTTGCTTATGGGGTGGGGATTACCAATACCGTAGAATCCTTTTTTGCTCACCAGTTAGGACTCCACTATTTTGATCACAATCGCTTTTTCTTGGCCGAACACTTGGTCAGCGGGATGATTTTTGTGATGATCTTTAACACCACCATTGTTACACGAGTCGCCAACGCTTTAGTTTATCCTATGGCATTGATTTTATTTGTCTTTTCTCTCTACCTCATTCCCTATTGGAAAACTTCCATGCTAACAGAAATCCCTAGTTTTGGGGGGTTTTTTTCCGCACTTTGGTTCACACTTCCGGTTTTGGTCTTTTCCTTCAACCATAGCGCGATCATTTCTACTTTTGCCCAAGCGGTTGAGAAGCGTTATGGGGAACTCAAGCACTTTAAAACCAATCAGATCGAATTGCTCAACACTTCTCTTTTGCTTCTATTTGTCATGTTTTTTGTTTTTTCCTGCATTCTCTGCCTTGAGCCTGCTGACTTTATTAAAGCGCGTGAACAAAATATCCCTATTTTAAGCTATTTTGCCAACACGCTGGGCAATCCCATCATTGGATACACTGGTCCCGTTGTGGCGTTTTTGGCTATTAGCACTTCTTTTTTTGGACACTATTATGGCGCTAAAGAGGGTTTAAAGGGTCTAGTGGTGCAAACCTTAGTGAAAGACAAGCTCTCTCCTAGTTGTCATAGAAAAATTGATATTTCTGTAACTTTGTTTTTATGGATTAGTATTATTTTGGTTTCCTACTATAATCCAAGTATTCTAGGCTTCATTGAGAGTTTGGGTGGGCCTGCACTAGCCACGATCACTTTTATTCTGCCCATCGTAGCGATGTATATAATTCCTTCAATGAAAACTTTTAGAAACTTTTGGACAGATGCCTTTGTTTTAGCTGTAGGCGTGCTAACCGTGCTTAACGCCGTGATCGATCTCTTTGTGAAAGGATAA
- a CDS encoding c-type cytochrome, with product MKKVVLMSLVAGLGLLWAAEPAVLIKKCAGCHGPSMDRKAFGKGHVVNTLDSTQIKEDLMGYKAGSLNRYGSGVIMHAQAKNLSNEEIEALSKYIPTLKK from the coding sequence ATGAAAAAAGTCGTTTTGATGAGTTTGGTTGCAGGTTTAGGTTTGCTTTGGGCAGCCGAGCCTGCCGTTTTGATTAAAAAATGTGCGGGCTGTCATGGTCCTTCTATGGATAGAAAAGCTTTCGGGAAAGGGCATGTTGTCAACACTCTTGATAGCACACAGATCAAAGAAGATTTAATGGGCTATAAAGCGGGTTCTTTGAATCGTTATGGTTCAGGTGTGATTATGCATGCTCAAGCCAAGAATCTGAGCAATGAGGAGATTGAGGCGTTATCTAAGTATATCCCCACTCTTAAAAAATAG
- the accA gene encoding acetyl-CoA carboxylase carboxyl transferase subunit alpha has translation MAVYLDFENRIKGLQDDIETATIRGDIDAKDILEKRLVKEIKSVYSNLTEYQRLQLARHPDRPYAMDYIELILQDRYEIFGDRHFSDDKAIVSFIGKIEGVPVVVIAEEKGRGTKNKLWRNFGMPNPEGYRKALKSAKFAEKFNLPILMLVDTAGAYPGLGAEERGQSEAIAKNLQEFATLKVPTISIIIGEGGSGGALAIAVADKLAMMEYSIFSVISPEGCAAILWNDPSKAEVAVKAMKITPTDLKNAKLIDDIILEPQKGAHRNKFEASCAIKDYFLAQLPRIQESDFLALRYQKLMNYGAFA, from the coding sequence GTGGCAGTTTACTTAGATTTTGAGAATCGCATCAAAGGACTTCAGGACGATATCGAGACGGCCACTATTCGTGGCGATATTGACGCTAAGGATATTTTAGAAAAGCGCTTGGTCAAAGAGATAAAAAGTGTTTATTCTAACTTAACAGAGTATCAGCGTCTCCAGCTTGCTCGCCATCCCGATAGGCCTTATGCCATGGATTATATTGAGCTTATTTTACAGGATCGTTACGAGATTTTTGGAGATCGTCATTTTAGTGATGACAAGGCTATTGTAAGTTTTATAGGCAAAATTGAAGGTGTCCCTGTAGTAGTCATTGCTGAGGAAAAGGGGAGGGGCACTAAAAATAAACTGTGGCGCAATTTCGGAATGCCCAATCCTGAAGGTTATCGTAAAGCCTTAAAGAGTGCAAAATTCGCCGAAAAATTCAATTTACCTATTTTGATGCTGGTAGATACGGCGGGAGCTTATCCTGGTCTTGGTGCAGAAGAAAGAGGACAGAGTGAGGCCATTGCTAAAAATCTGCAAGAATTTGCCACGCTCAAGGTTCCCACTATTTCTATTATCATTGGCGAGGGAGGAAGTGGCGGGGCTTTAGCCATTGCAGTGGCAGATAAATTAGCAATGATGGAGTATTCTATCTTTAGCGTGATCTCTCCAGAAGGGTGTGCAGCAATCTTGTGGAACGATCCAAGCAAGGCAGAGGTGGCTGTGAAAGCCATGAAAATCACACCTACAGATCTCAAAAATGCTAAACTGATTGATGATATTATCTTAGAGCCCCAAAAAGGGGCGCATCGCAATAAGTTTGAGGCTAGCTGTGCCATTAAGGATTATTTCCTCGCCCAGCTTCCTCGTATCCAAGAGAGCGATTTCTTAGCTCTTCGCTATCAAAAACTCATGAATTACGGTGCTTTTGCGTAA
- the hemW gene encoding radical SAM family heme chaperone HemW, with the protein MLKIKSSKSLYIHIPFCKSKCGYCAFNSFSGLEDLQNVYVNALCKDMETSLQGERIVSIFIGGGTPNILKIKHYDQIFNVIARHASVPSNTEITLEANPDLVSLEWCLALKNLGMTRLSIGVQSFFESKLCFLQRDHMPKNVYKALEYAQKSAIEHISIDLIYNTPLDTAQNLEKEVALASGLPIDHLSAYSLTLEDNTRLAKIAPKNLPELDMVMRASLEAQGFKHYEVSNYARNYRVKHNLHYWNSLEYIGCGAGAVGRVGQTRYHKLKDVQSYIADPLHRRTENLTDQDLYFEAIFLGLRCDLGVPIHLLKPKKVKTLLDERICEQKGDRLIARDFFLADEIALWLNH; encoded by the coding sequence ATGCTTAAAATAAAATCCTCCAAAAGCCTTTATATCCACATTCCCTTTTGTAAAAGTAAGTGTGGATACTGCGCTTTTAACTCTTTTAGTGGTCTAGAAGATTTGCAAAATGTCTATGTTAATGCGCTTTGCAAGGATATGGAAACTTCTTTACAAGGGGAACGGATAGTGTCTATTTTTATAGGAGGGGGGACACCAAATATTTTAAAAATAAAACACTATGATCAAATTTTTAATGTCATTGCACGGCATGCAAGCGTGCCATCTAATACAGAAATCACTTTGGAGGCTAACCCTGATTTAGTCTCATTGGAGTGGTGCCTTGCGCTCAAAAATCTAGGCATGACTCGCCTTTCTATAGGAGTGCAAAGCTTTTTTGAATCTAAACTGTGCTTTCTGCAACGCGACCATATGCCTAAAAATGTTTATAAAGCCTTAGAATATGCTCAAAAAAGTGCCATTGAACATATAAGCATAGATCTTATTTACAATACACCACTAGATACGGCGCAGAATTTGGAAAAAGAAGTGGCGTTGGCAAGTGGTTTGCCCATCGATCACCTCTCTGCCTATAGTTTAACCCTAGAGGATAATACAAGACTAGCAAAGATTGCGCCTAAAAATTTGCCAGAGTTAGATATGGTCATGCGTGCAAGTTTAGAAGCGCAGGGTTTTAAACATTACGAGGTTTCTAATTATGCTCGCAATTACAGAGTAAAACATAATTTACACTATTGGAATTCTTTAGAATATATTGGTTGTGGAGCAGGAGCTGTAGGAAGAGTGGGGCAAACACGCTACCACAAGCTTAAAGATGTGCAGAGCTATATTGCCGACCCTCTACATAGGCGCACAGAAAATTTAACAGACCAAGATTTATATTTTGAAGCCATATTTTTAGGCTTGCGTTGCGATTTAGGAGTGCCAATACATTTATTGAAACCTAAGAAAGTAAAAACACTGCTAGATGAAAGGATATGTGAACAAAAGGGCGACCGACTTATCGCTAGGGACTTTTTCCTAGCTGACGAAATCGCCCTATGGCTAAACCATTAA